The DNA window TACAAGTCAAGCCACTTCTTTGAGTCTGTGAATTCGTGAATCTAATCAAAGAGCAGAAATGTCAAAATCTTCATCCACGAAATTGTTCATCAGATTTCTCCACCACCGCGTTACCTCAAATCAAACGCATGCCGGAAATCCAGTTGCCGGTGGTGGAATCTCACAGCTTCTCTCTCATCATCCAAGCCCAAGTCCACTTCCATGGCATCCCAGAACCGATTTCTCATCATCATCGACGCCAATCTCAAGATTTCTCCAAAACCCATCAGGAATATCGAAGATCCTGCAGATACCAACGAGAAGATTGGTCCCAAACGGTACTCCATTTCCAGAAAGGAATTTTTTAGGTTTTAGGCATTTCTGTTTGAAGAGTTCAGAGATGGGTGGTCGGAACTTTGCTAAGAAGATGGTGAAAAATCCGAAGGCGGCAGTAAAAGATACTGTCTCGAGGTATAAGGAAGCGGTTGGGCTGCAAATTGAGGCTTTTTGGAGGAGGAACAATTTAGTGATTCTAGGTGCTGGTGGTCTTATGGTTTGCATTCTTCTATGGAAATTACTGTTTGGGATTGCCAGTACTTTTATTGGATTATCTGAAGGCTTGGCCAAGTATGGGTTCCTTGCCCTCTCCACTGCTATTGTCGCATTTACTGTGAGTTCTTCACTTTAATATtggtttttatgttttatacttggtttgatctttgattCTGGAAGATTTAAAGCATATTGAATTGAAATGACATCTGAGATATAACTGgctgaagaagaagatattATACTTCATTGTATCATTATTATGATTGATGCattcgttttttttttgttcttagaTGGCTAGAATTGAATGTAAAAAGAGATTTTCTTAAGATCTTAATAGCAAATGTTTGTTAGAAGATTTGCCTGATGGATGATTTTGGGCTTATCAAATTTCTTGAGAGTAAATGAAATGAAGttggttttcttcttcttcttctactacCACTACTTACAATGACAAGAAAACTAACTGAGTATCCCATTTGCATTCACTGCTTGCCTATTAAGAATTGCCTTGCCTGTCATATCTTTGCTTTTAAACCTATCCTATCTGCAGTGGTTATGATCACGATTCAATCATCTTTGTAAAGATGAAATCTACATGAGATTTGATTGCTAATCAATATTTCTAGGAGCAAACTGTTGTTATTTTTTTGCTAGTTCACCTATCTTTGAGATGAGTGCTTTTTCAACTCTCGTGCTATGGTGTTCTAGGCTACTATGCTTATAGAAATAAATCAAGAGCTTGTTTAattttttggattatttttaaataatcttgtttggTGATAGattcaattatttgaatatttgggtAGAATGACCAACAATAGCCTTAGATGAGTTGTTTGATGTATGTTACCACTATCCAATCAACAATCTGCTCATCAATCAATTGCATCATTTGAATCATTACCAAAATACCCTACATTTTAAAATGAAAGcattatatatgtaatatgtATACCCTTAAATGTCTTTTTATCCAATAACCTCAGGTAACCCTATTTTCAATAacattcatcaaacaagattatttggaaataatcttggttattcaaataagcCTAGATCAATCAAGGCCTTAGTAAAGAACGAAAAAAAGAAGATGTTTTAGTTTATGATTTGATGGGAGAATGATATGTTCCAAGTGTTGTTTACTGaggttttgtttgtttgttatttgAAGGGGTTATATTTTCGTTCAAGGTTCACAATCAACCCAGACAAAGTTTATAGAATGGCCATGAGAAGACTGAATACAAATGCTGGAATTTTGGAGGTAATGGGTGCTCCACTCACAGGAACAGATGTGAGAGCGTACGTGATGTCTGGAGGAGGGTTAACGCTTAAGAAGTTCAACCCCGGTTTAAGGGGCAAGCgttgttttcttattttccCAATACGAGGCTCTGAGAGAAAAGGCCTTGTAAGCGTTGAAGTCAAGAACAAAAAGGGCGAGGTTCgtatcatttatttttcaagaaaGCAAAAATCCTTTTATTACAATTAGCGAAGAAAACTATAGGTTTCAAAAGAAACTCTTACCCTTAGTTCTCAGAATCATCCATTCCTTAGGAGCATTATATTAATCTTCATACATTTATTCAGATTGATCCAGATTTCAACAGTATAAGGCATATGAGATGTTCTATAGTTTCCCTTTCACCTTTTCACATTAAACACGAATCATCTACTAATCGTCCTGAACTTTCCCATTAgtcttttttcttctaaaagtttgtattaataaGTTATCACTACAAACAATGAGTTCTTATTTTCTTCCTTTCATGAGTGGGAAATTTTTTCTTTGCATAATTCTTGTTGCCAATATTCATTTTTGCAGTACGATATGAAATTGCTGGCGGTTGACATCCCAATGTCGTCTGGACCAGACCAACGTTTATTCCTTATTGGGGACGAGGAAGAGTACAGAATTGGTGGGGGGTTGATAGGAGAGCTTCGGGATCCTGTTCTGAAAGCATTGAACGCGGTTAAAGAGTTTGAAGATCGCGATGAAATGGAGGATAAAGAAGATGCAGCTAGGGAGCTTCGAGAGGCTGAACAAAGGCACCTTGAAGAAATTGAAAAGCTCGATAAAAGTGGTAGTAGTAATAGCAGTAGTAGTTCATAACCGCTTAAAATTCATAAGAAGACACTTAACTTACTTACCAAACACATATTGCAatagttttttcttctttttcttcggccGGAGTCATCAAAGTAACCGGGCTTAAGGGCGGTTGCAATGTAAGAGTGAATGTCAGCTGATTCAGGGAAAATGTCTTTCATAACCTCTGATTTTGTTGTGCTTTTGATTTTATGGTTGTTTGTAGAGCAAAATAAGGATAAGTGCAACATTTTGCAATGGGCATATTGGAGATTATGTTATGTCCATATTCAAGCATATGTCAGTGTTTTGAGAtactctctttctttttcttttttaaataatactgGTTATAATGTtttgcatttatttatttattttattgagttAATATATAGAACCAACCCTTGCATATAAATAAAagagtatttatattatatatatatatgtatatatttatatcttcaaatttttttattaaatattttatttaaataatatattatgtaacaaatttaagtttatttatttatgtaattaaaaaaattgaaatatatatatttagatatatcattaaaataatagattgtttataaattatataattttaatttttttttgtcaatttataATAGGCATTttgtgtaatatatattattttttaatattattttttctaaaattataaattaataaataaattctttaaattttcattatatttatatattttttaaataataaattaataaataattttaaatattatattaaaaaatatataaatataataaaaatttaaagaatttatacactattatttttaaattatatttacaaacttACACATATTTGTTTAAGTATTTTGAAAATGTATGCAATGATTTAGTAATAAATTTctcatttataatttagtaaaaaaacaagttctattcataaaaatatataaatatttatatatagaataaaaagagaaaaaataattatatgatattaaaaaataaaagaattaatttttaataaattaatttaaaaataactaatataattacaagattttataaataaatcatttttgagaaagatatacaaataattttataaattctaatatattatcGTTACTAGATTTTTAATGTAATAATGATTACAATAAAACTATGAAAAAGTAAGAGAATTCTTATGCAgttgaaatgttatttttttatataataaattaattatcattaaattaaataaagagttATAAATAGaacactaatttataaataataaaaaataacatctaaaaaatatatatgaactaaataaaattctagatattaaataatacatatttataaatattaaaattataataaaaatctatACACAAACACACaattagataaaaattataattaaatatataaaaaatgtctAGCTTCCAACTATTAACTATTTGTAGGATTGTCTCCAATAATGATAGACATATTTTTAACtggataaatttaaaatgaagtaTCACACCCATTTTCAATTGTGCAAGCATCCTCTTTCAATTGTGCAAGCATCCTCtcttgaattaaaattttgctTTGTGATCCATGGCATAATATGATTGACCAAGCATTTTCAGATGCTCCTTCCTTTTATTAAATGAGTATAGATCTATTTCACTaaaagtgattttattttttattttatttataaaaaaaacaacaatgttAATAATCTTGGTTACATTGGGTGATGTGTGACCTCAACATAATCATTACTTATGATTTgacatgttttcaaattttgttggGTGACTGAAACTTTTGTCTTCATGTTAATGTCATGTCATGCATATCGGttcaaatatattacaaaatttaattttttgtttgtctAACCTTGAGAGTATATTAACTAGAATCATAattgttgttaatttttttatattgattgtGAATAGTCAAAGAGTTGAGTAAAATCCTCATCTCTCACTTTCTCTCAAAATGAAGTTCTTTCATCATCCtatcaaacattttattttcttctctaaAAGAAAGTGTTAGACTCGAGAGTACTTTTGGTGAGTTCAATTCATCTAGGAGAGTTTATTCTACAATGTTCGGAAATTATTAGAATATAACTTGCTCCGAGATTATTGAGATGTTTAAGTACTTTAAAGATAATTCTCTTCTTGTATGTTCATGATCTCTTTcaacttttcttttatttttttttttcaataagtggtttgagatatatataaaaatgaaatcaataattataattctttcatCATCCTATCAAACATTTTACTTTCTTCTctaaaaaaatgtgttagacTCAAAATACTAGAATGCTCGGAGTACTTTTAGTGAGTTCAATTCATCTAGTTAGGAGAGTTTATTCTACAATGATCAGAAATTATTGGAATATAACTTGCTCGGGTTCAGGGTCAGATAGTAAAATGAAATTTGGGTTCGGGGATgaggatgggtacttcactacccgacgGGAAGGGTAACCATTTTCATCCTTATGCACAACATGATAATTGCTTATTAATCATGCATGTATTGATCTAAAACGCTATATTATAGTTAGAAGCACACAATAGAACAAAGATGGTACTCTTAtcataaataaatgtttaaaagtTTTTAAGTAGGTATTGGTTCGAAGTCTTGAAGATGGTTTAATTGGTCATAagtgttggaattatttccaatatttgggtacatatattattagttgttatcataataaagattaaagcccaattaaagtgatctattaaagtataaaagttatgggcttatttagacatctataataaatatggggacatatttgtgtagaagcagaaataccatttattatttcgttgatgggccgaataataaatgggtatattagggctaggtccccaacccatatagatagcctaccgatttgtttctctcatcaaaCAAAAGGTTtctgttcatctctcaagaacactcaagaaggTTATCGATAAatggttggaagacttaaaccccacccacatcagacattccgatccaggtccagatatagaacaagaagatccacattccgATTTAGGTCCAGATTCAGAACAAGAACATCCAAGATCtagagaagatcaagaagaagagaataacgaagaacgacttaatggaccgttcttcattccagatctaggtacgtttccgcaattatagtttatctcgatttatcgacatagagtattaagaatatagatttaAGGATTAAGGATTTAGATTAAAGATTCTAATAATAAGATCATACATTCACAACCCAAATGAATAGGATTATTTTGATtctactttttattattttattgtttatttcgtcaaacttatttattaattaaaaaaaatgaattgggGCTAGTAGCCTGAGCAAACAAGGTAAACTCAACATGTATCAGTCCatccatattcaacccaaataaaatttatccaACTTATAACATAACTCATGTTATTCAGTAATATGAGTTGGATATAGATAGGGTACAATATGAATTAGATAACTCAAATTTTCCTTTATACCAACAATCATAAGAAGAAAAGTTTCTACACCTATCGGTTATCGCGACCAGACCCATCCTCTACACCCACGTACACATACAATTTACGTTCTAAGGAACAAGGAGGACATAGAGTTTTAATAGTATCAATAAACTAGATAATTGGACATAGAGTTTTAATAGTATCAATAAACTAGataaataaactttttgttatcttttagaatttgatcacgattcataaaaaaataatacacaaAACCACTTAGCATATCTATCTTAGATAGAAATGCGTAAAGATTAACATTGTGTTTGAGGGTTTAAGACCCTGGGGGAGTTATTTTAGTGATTTTCTTTTcgattgaaattaaaatttataaatttttctttcttttttgaaCATTTGATAATGATAACACAACTAACTCGTCTAACTCAGTTGGTAGAGCGCAAAGCTCTTAACCTTGTGAAAATGTCTATTTTAGATGGAAATGCGTAAGGATTAACCTTGCATTTGAGGGTTTAAGTCCATGGGAGAGTTATTttagtgattttatttttgattgaaactaaaaattataattttttttgaacatTTGATAATGATAATACAACTAGCTCGTTTAGCTCAGTTGATAGAGTGCAAAGCTTTTAACCTTGTGGTCGAGGGTTTGAGCCCTCGATGAGCGTAGTTTTTAGCATGTAAAATGGAATGATGTATCACAATCTGATTGACtgaaaaatactaaaatttatctatcttctctctttcctcacactttttcttttttccagTCAATGACGGATGTCACGTCATCCCTCTCTCAATTTCTCTCACTCTATCATTTTAACTCTTTTAATATATCTTCTTCATCCATCTCATTATGTCTCTagattttttaaagtaattttcttattttttgcAAGTGTTattcgagttcttcactcaaCATTTTTTCTACTTAAACCCAATGATTGTGATTTATATGTTTTTGTCTAATTCGTTGTGTAATGATTTTATGTGATAAACCATTATAGGTTTGAACCTCactattgatatattatttttcttatataattgTCTACCAGTGATAAGTTCAAACCATTGATGTGGtctacttaattttaaaatggcGTGTATATGTATGAGTGATTAAAGAGAGTAGAATACTTACTTGAAATTGATTATGCATGGTCGGTGAAAGTTCaacatttatttgtataattttttttacaattagtAAGTTCAAACTGTTGACTTCGGTTCACCTAATTTGTCAATATTGTCGATATGTCCGAGTGGTTAAGGAGATAGACTTGAAATCTGTTGGGCTTTGCCCGCGCAGGTTCGAACCCTGCTGTCGacgttttattttatattttgtattattgtgTACGAGGATATCTCGAGTGGTTAATgagacaaatttgaaatttggtGTGCTTTCCTTGTCGAGGTTCGAACTCTATTGCTCTTGCATATGTTTGAGTGGCTAAggtgataaatttaaatttgttggGATTTGCCCTAATAAATTTGAactttgttattatttttttattttttaataattatctgTGAGGAGTAAGTCCAAACCTTTGATTTAGTTTTGCCTAAATTTAATCCGTTGTTGGTATATCCGAGTTATTAAGGAAGTCTTGAAATATGATGTGTTTGCTCGAGGTTCACTTGTACTAAGTGTTAGACCTTCACTCATGGTGACTCAAGAAAATGTATTAATCGAATGTGGAGGATAAtgtgttaaataataataatatcaaaaatattcgAAAGAAAAGAAACATATACCTCTTATTGACGGTTAAGAAGCAATTCCATCGATTATAAGTTTCTTtacaactttttttattatgtccTTCTTGACCGCATTTACTACATACTATGATTAGATCAGCTCTCCCTTTAAGTccgttttcttttatttcctcAATACCTCTCATTTTGTTAATCTTTTTCCTACCATTTTCCTTAAAAATTGGGTGTTGGATCAAAGGCAATCCGTCACATTGGGGTTTCAGAATTATCTTCCccttaattgtttaatttttctagttatactaaaaatattagaaagaaaataaaataaagtatacaTGTGATTTTCCAAAATTTACATGTACAACTTCTTTCTCTAATGTTTATGGCATGTCTATGTCTTCCCTCAGTGATCTCATAACCAAATTTCCCGTTAAAGTTTAATGTGCATCTATGATACCTTGTTTTTGCAAGTTCCATTCTCTTCATTGTCACGAGAGAAATTTCTACAATTAAATTCATCCATATGAGTTTTATCAGGGCATGGGCTCGcgatgtaataaaataaaataaaatcataattgtttgatattaggCTCACTAGGCCCAATTATGCGATCTATAAATATATGCGAACGCGTTTTTTTCGTCTCGTCTAAAAATATATCCCATTTTTAAGGGCGGTTTGTGCGATCCAGAAATTATCGACCACATGTCTTACTTTCCTCTCGTGCTCTCGTAGTAGGAGACGATGGATTTTTATAGTAGGTTCGACACGTGCACTGTTTTTAAGAGAAAATGTTTTTCGTGTGTTAAGGCAAGCTATGTTAAACAACCCCTTGACTTAACTTCCTCTGTATCCCGTAAAAAAGTGAGGGGTGATGAACCAAAAATAGAGTTCTCTAGCATAGGCCTTTTGAATTGGCCCGTACAAGTTTTAACTCGATCCACTCGCGGATGTATCGATTTAATTGACTTTAGAGTCGTCACTTTAGTCTTCTTCtcaaaaaaactaaagaaaataaaatcataaattcgATTTAAGAGTATtgtgtttggttacgtattaaGAAATGGCCTACGATGCTATGTCTTATACGCCCGTTTTCACAAACAGTCTTTACTCCTAAGTAATTGTTAGTTGATATTTGAAGGATTGTTACGTTTTCGTTTTGAGTTCAGAACTATTTTGTTTGTGTGATAAAAtgataactattttaaaaaggGCTAATCATATTCATGAGTCATCGACAAGATTAAAGACAATGAAGAGCATGTAGCATGATTCCCAAATAGAATGGATCATGATTGATGAGGATGAGGATTCAGATTAGAGATTAGAAATTTATTCCTTTGAAATAATGAAAGaagaataaattaatcaaaagtcTTGAGTGTTTTCCTTTTTGAAATTCTCGGAGTTGAGAAAACTCCGAGTACAACACATTAAAACGagtcatttttataaatcattcccaaaattcccaaaactTCAatgatcaaaaatatttttataagttcaaaggaatcgagtttggaattttcggaGTTATTAAACTCCAGATATAATACGATAAAGATAGACGTTTTCTAAATGAATCCCAaaacttttgaaaatttttatgctcatttaaaatatttttaagaaactacatttttaatttcatgATTTTTGGACTAATGAATTTCAAGTTATAgctttataaaattttgggaACGTGCCTTAAAAATTccagaaaaaattattttttaaaaaaaacaatatttttgaatttttgaaaaaatttgaagtatccaaattattaattaattcaaaattaaagtattcaaattattttaaaagaatataaggCCCAAGGGCCTCTTTAAAACTAATAGGAAAGTTTGAGGAATCGgaaataagaaatttaaaatgGATTTCCATCTCCTTCCTCCCGTTCGCCTTCGGTCGTCGCCCGTTCCTTGCGTCGTGGTCGCATGGAGCCATTCATCTTCCCATAATAGCGCAGCCGGAGTCGCTTCAAGGTTCTTCATCCAGCCATCGCTCGGGTGACTCCAGAACTCGGCATCGAAGAACGGCATACGACTTCTTCTGGTCTTGAATTCGACCCTTAGATCTTCTCGATGAAGCTCTGTTCCAATTCGCCAACGTTCCGAAATCACGAGGGTCGTCGCAACCAGGGGTCGCCTTGGTTCACCAAAGAAGATCACAGAGGAATGAATAAGGATTCCCCTGTGGAAAAGAAACGGACGACAATTACTGATTGTAACTGTCTGTCTATTTGTTTAGGAATGCGCTCGACAATCAACGCGGAAAGCTTCTAAATCTTTCGAAGCACCATTCGAACTCACGTAGCCAAGGAACAACACTTTGGAGCTCAGCTATAGAACCAGCCTATAGTCTTTCTTTCCGGCGTCTGATATTTATCGCTTcctgttagaaattaaaataataataataataattaaggagtcTTTGGTTGTTAAAGAGcctcttggattgtccaagaCTCTTGATATTATCTAGTAATGAGACTCATCATGTCTTTAATTTAATGTCTTAGTTGCTTCACTTTATTTAAGATTGTAATcgtgttcttatttttaatttttcaatagacagattatcatttcagtttgtttttcattctcaaattttctattcactttcatatatatttcttcactgttcgatcatcgaagtcctgattgtgacttcgttacatggtatcagagcttttgTAATATTGTTGAAGAAGGTATCGTTGTTATTCGATATGGAAAGTGGTGGTCGTATAGCTGGACTCGGTTTGGAGTTGTTAAACCAGTCAAACTACCGGATATGGAAAACCTGTATGGAATCGTACCTGGTTGGGGAAGATTTGTGGGACATCGTCGTAGACGATGAT is part of the Impatiens glandulifera chromosome 1, dImpGla2.1, whole genome shotgun sequence genome and encodes:
- the LOC124919848 gene encoding uncharacterized protein LOC124919848; this encodes MSKSSSTKLFIRFLHHRVTSNQTHAGNPVAGGGISQLLSHHPSPSPLPWHPRTDFSSSSTPISRFLQNPSGISKILQIPTRRLVPNGTPFPERNFLGFRHFCLKSSEMGGRNFAKKMVKNPKAAVKDTVSRYKEAVGLQIEAFWRRNNLVILGAGGLMVCILLWKLLFGIASTFIGLSEGLAKYGFLALSTAIVAFTGLYFRSRFTINPDKVYRMAMRRLNTNAGILEVMGAPLTGTDVRAYVMSGGGLTLKKFNPGLRGKRCFLIFPIRGSERKGLVSVEVKNKKGEYDMKLLAVDIPMSSGPDQRLFLIGDEEEYRIGGGLIGELRDPVLKALNAVKEFEDRDEMEDKEDAARELREAEQRHLEEIEKLDKSGSSNSSSSS